The Taeniopygia guttata chromosome 1A, bTaeGut7.mat, whole genome shotgun sequence DNA window CCCTGCGGAAGTTCTCCCTCATCCAGCCGTAGACCAGACTGTGCAGgaagccctgcagggacacgCTCAGGgcctgggggacacagggacagagggtcAGGGCTCCCGGTGccagcaggcacagcccagcGGGCTGGCACGGGACACGGGGGACATTCCTCTTGGTGTGGCCAATTAAAGCACATCCAGGCCCTGGGAAGAGCCAAGGGCTGAAATCCCAACCCAAAATCCAGTGGGAAGAGCCGCGCTGGGCCCAGGGCCGTGTCCTCACCCTGCCCAGGGTGTGCCCGAGGGCTGTCACAGCTCCCACGTGGGATGGGGACAAATGTCCAACCTGGGAGCCCTGAAAAGGGGCTTTACTCACCGTGGACACGTAGAGGACAAAGAGCGAGGCAGGGCTGATGCTGGTGAAGGAGAGGATGGTGAGGAGGAAGGCTGTGGGTGGGACACAGAAGGACATTCCTTGGTGGGACACCCTcagtgtgaccctgcagggctgggggagctggggacaccctccctgtgaccctgcagggcttTGGGACACCCTCCCTGTGACcctgcggggctgggggctttgGGACACCCTCAGTGTgaccctgtggggctgggggacctggggacaccctccctgtgaccctgcagggcttTGGGACACCCTCCCTGTGACcctgcggggctgggggctttgGGACACCCTCAGTGTGACCCTGGgggacctggggacaccctCAGTGTGACCCTGCGGGGCTTTGGGACACCCTccctgtgaccctgtggggctgggggagctggggacacCCTCACTGTGACCccgcagggctgggggagctggggacacCCTCAGTATgaccctgtggggctgggggagctggggacacCCTCAGTGTGACcctgcggggctgggggctttgGGACACCCTCAGTGTGACcctgcggggctgggggctttgGGACACCCTCAGTGTGACACTGCCGGGCTGGgggacctggggacaccctCAGTGTGACCctgcggggctgggggagctggggacacCCTCAGTGTGACCCTGGgggacctggggacaccctCAGTGTAACCCtgcggggctggggacaccctcAGTGTGATCCTGCGGGGCTGGgggacctggggacacctcagtGTGAccctgggggagctggggacacTCTCAGTGTGACCctgcggggctgggggagctggggacacCCTCAGTGTGACCCTGCGGGGCTTTGGGACACCCCCCTGGCCTTGCCTGGCgtccagcagagcaggaaaaccAGCTGGAAGTGCAGCGAGGCTTTGCTGACGCTGCGGCCGCTCCTGCCCCCGAGGCCGCCGTCCCTGTCCAGGCTCAGCAGCGGCAGCGCCGCGTTCCCGCGGCACCGGAGCCGCACCCGCCGGTACAGGAGCTGGGGGGGTCCGGGGCTCAGCGGGGCGCTGCGGACCCCCCGTGCCGCCCCCCGAGCCGCGGCCTCACCGAGCAGCAGCCGAGCACCAGCAGCAGGTACAGCAGGAGGAtgattttctcctccagccCCGCGTTCCTGCCCCCGCCGGACTGGGAGACAACGGGAGATGAGCGGGGCCGGGCCAGCGACCCCCGCggccccggagccccccgggagCAGCGCCCACCTGGGAGCAAATGTCCTGGCTCGGGCGGATCAGGAGGAGGCAGCTGCAAGGACAGAGCGGTGCTGGAGCTCCCAGAGCCTCCCCCGGGGTCCCGCGGCGATgccccgggcggggcggggcggaggGGCCGTACCTGGAGCAGTAAAGGCTGAAGGTGTCGttggagccgggccggggcaccACGGGCGCGATGGCGGCGGCGGAGGTGCCGCGGGcgagcagctgagccaggagaGTCAGCGCCGGTACCAGCCTTGGGAAGGGACGGGAGAGAGTCCCGGGCCGGTACCGGTACCGGCACCGGCCTCGGGAAGGGACGGGTGAGAGTCCCGGACCGGCACCGGTACCGGCACCAGCCTCGGGAAGGGACGGGTGAGAGCCCTGGACCGGCaccggtaccggtaccggtaccggcCTTGGGAAGGGACGGCTGAGAGCCCCGGGCCGGTACCGGTACCGGCACCAGCCTTGGGAAGGGACGGCTGAGAGCCCCGGGCCGGTACCGGCCTTGGGAAGGGACGGGTGAGAGCCCCGGGCTGGCACCGGTACCGGGAAGGGACGGGAGAGCCCCGGGCGGGgccggtaccggtaccgggAAGGGACGggagagccccggcggggccggcggcgggcacCCACCAGGCCAGGACGTACGGAATTCCCCGCCAGGCGCTCTCCAGGCAGCGGCTCCGCTCCTGCGGGAGAACCGCCGAGAAccggggctggaggggcggccGCAGCTCCGCCAGGACCGGGAAATCCCGACTTGCCGGGGAAAGCGGCTGCCCCGGCTCGCTCCGCCGCTccccggtgctgtcccggcTGTGCCCGGGCCAGGCACGGACCTGCAGCGCTGCCGGGGGCCGCGCTCGCCCCCCGAGGACGGTGCGGTGCGACTCGTACGCGTAAACAGCGACCATGAGGAACGAGACGGCGTAGGAGGTctgggagagagggggagaggggagggaaagggaccGGGGGTCCCGCCGTGTCCAGCGCCACCAGGGCCCCTTCCACCTTCCACCTTCCCTCTGCCCCCCGACACCCCCATTCCCCCTgtcctgctggtgctgcacacCCCGACCCGCGGCAGAGGTTCCTCGCCAGGAGGGgaccccagcacagcacccGGCTGTCCCCAACAGTGTCCCCGTACCGTGGTCAGCATCCGCCCGTAGGGACAGGCGGCGTAGGCGGGCACGGAGAGGGAGGCCGGCAGCAGCGGGATGGTTCCCGTGCCCAGCAGCGCCGCGGCACCCAGGAAATCTGCCAGGGCCAGGAGGAACAGGGGGcgcagctggggacagggggacagggcacGGCGTTAGATCCgctggcagcagcccccggCAGCTCCCGGGGGCCGGGGCGTCCTGCTGCtacctcctcctccctgcctggggCTTTAAACCCGGTGTTAGCTCGGCTTGGAGCCGGGCTTAGCTGGGGCCACAcccagccctgtgtccctgggAACTGGTGGCACTCACCTGGACATGGCAGCATTGCCAGGAGCCGGTGGCACTCACCTGGATGTGGCAGCAGTGACACTGCCACAGGCTGGTGGCACTCACCTGGATGTGGCAGCAGTGACACTGCCACAGGCCGGTGGCACTCACCTGGATGTGACACTGCCACAGGCCGGTGGCACTCACCCGGATGTGACACTGCCACAGGCCGGTGGCACTCACCCGGATGTGACACTGCCACAAGCCGGTGGCACTCACCTGGATGTGGCAGCAGTGACACTGCCGCAGGCCGGTGGCACTCACCTGGAtgtggcagcactgccaggagccGGTGGCACTCACCTGGATGTGGCAGCAGTGACACTGCCACAGGCCGGTGGCACTCACCTGGACATGGCAGCATTGCCAGGAGCCGGTGGCACTCACCTGGATGTGGCAGCAGTGACACTGCCACAGGCCGGTGGCACTCACCTGGACATGGCAGCATTGCCAGGAGCCGGTGGCACTCACCTGGATGTGGCAGCAGTGACACTGCCACAGGCCGGTGACACTCACCTGGATGTGGCAGCATTGCCAGGAGCCGCTGGCACTCACCTGGATGTGGCAGCAGTGACACTGCCACAAGCCGGTGGCACTCACCTGGATGTGGCAGCAGCGCCCCTGCCAGGAGGTGACAGCGAGGACGGATCCGCTGcccaggaggctgcaggggaCGGGGCGGGCGATGAACGTCCCGGCAGAGCCGCTGCCACCCGCGgtgccagcccagggacagggacaggggacaggacCCACCTGAGCAGCGCGGCCGGGAGGGTGACGCCCGTCAGCACCAGGACCTGCGGGAGGCacggggggagcggggccggcccgaACCCCACGGGAGGTGGATGTGGGACCCTGGGCACGGCCGGACCGTGTCCCTCGGCCACCCCGGGCCGGGCAAAGGCGCTTCCCGGGGAGCggaggggccgggccggctcAGCGGCCCCGCGGCGGTGGCTGCATGTGGCGGGGcttccctgctcctttccccCGAGTTTTCCCGCTGGGATCTCCTGCTGAGTTCCCCTCACCGGGGCTGGGGAGCGCCGAGaagccgcgtcccgcccgcgGCCGCGCTGGGAGCGGCTCCCGACGGCGCCGAGGAACCGGAGCGGATCCCGGGTCGGGAGCGCCGGGAGCAGCGGGGCAGGAGCCGGGGAAGAGCCGCAGCGGAAGCCCTGCCCTTCCTTGCCGGTGGCCGTGCCACCCTGGGCCGGTGCCCGGTGACCGGGAGCAGCTCCCTCGGGCAGGATTTGTCGGAACGGCACCGCAGCGCTCACCCGAACCGCTCCCGGCCCGCCGGAGCGCCCCGCACGTACCTGGATGTCCGAGAGAGCCGCGGGCGGCTCCTGCGCTCCGGCCATGGCTCCTTCGGAGCCTTCCCGGCGCTTCCCGGCGCTTCCCGGGACGGACGGAGGGAAGCTGGAAGcggctcccgccgccgccgccgcccggaCTCGCTCCACGCCCGGCGGCGGGACACGGGCTCGGCGCAGCCGGAGGAACCTGCCCGGCCGGGGCGGCTGGagcttcccagagcagctggagcttcccaggagcagctggagcttcCCAGAGGAGCGGCTGGAGCTTCCCAGGCGGCGCCGTGCCAGCCCCGGGAACGGGCAGGGATCAGCCTCCGGCGTGGGAGAGCCCAAAGGAGCGCCCGGGTGCCCCTGGGCACACCGGGAATGAGGGAACAGCGCTGGGAGAGCAGCCGggagctcctggtgctgcactcagagcccctcagatcccagggagccaggctgggagagctgggaatgcccagcctggagaggagaaggatccagggagagctcagagcccctggcagggcctgaaggggctccaggagagctgcagagggactggggacaagggacagagggacaggacacagggaatggctcccactgccagagggcagccatgggtgggagattgggaatgaggaattcctggctgggctgggattgccagagcagctggggctgcccctggatccctggaatgcccaaggccaggctggacactggggctggagcagcctggggcagtgggaggtgtccctgccatggcagggtggcactggaggggctctggggtcccttcccacccagcccagcctgggattCTCAGTGCCAGACTCCTCTGCATCCACTCAGCTGCCACACCACGACTGCGGGTGCAGGAATGAGCCATTCCCGTTCTCACACTGCCAGGAACCTCAGGAAATCAAGTGATTGAACAATTCTGTGATAATTTTAACCCAAGGATGTTCCAACATCCACCAAGAATCCCCAAGCAATGCCCATCCCACCCCCAGGAGCCACCAGAGTTCCCACAGAGAGGCATTTTACCTTTATTTCAGGGATACTGGCtgaagggagagagggaagagggagggaggaatgTGGGGGAGGGtctgagggaaggaaggagcaggagggagaggggctggaggggagcagaggaaggaatggcactgggagctgcaggagggtgacAGTGACACGGAACTGGGCACTCCTGGAGATGCTCCCCCTCAGCAGcttcctcatcttcctctgcCAGGAACAGACAGAGGGCACCGGGATGGATCTGGGTCCCACCttgtccctcctctcccagccgGGTCCCACACTGATTCCCTGCTCCAAGCTGGGTCCCCACCACCCCTGGGATCCACTCCAGGTCACTCCATGCTGCgggagcagagggagaacaGGGATCCATCCCCTCAGCCTGAGCAGCGAAGCCACAGCAGGAGGAGGCTCCACCTCCCTCTGGAGTTGTGGGAATGGCTCCAGGGAAAGAGTTGGAGCCATCCCTGCCACTCCAGAGGCACCCCTTGATTCAGCACTTCCAAACTGGGAGCAGGGACTGGGCTCTCCCCTGGCTGAGCCAGCACTTTTTGTCCTTCAGCAGCGTTTCAAGCATTCCTGGGACAAACTCTCCCCTCAGGGCAGCACCTGGGTCCTGCTGCTCCCGTGGGAGCATCCCTGCACGCAGGGAACAtcccccagctgtgtccccctcccagcagggacaggctctgccctgtcccaggcacGTTTTCCCTGAGGATTTCATTGAGGAGAAATTGGCACCGAGGGCAGCGCTGGCCAGAGCAGAATCCAGGGAGTTTGGCTGCTGACAGGACCAGGACAGacaaggagggaaggagagaaattcCACGTCCCTGTCCtggtccctggcagtgccaggagtgGCTGACCCTTCCCAAGGCTCTCTGGGCAGTGCAGCACCACGAGCTGCTCCCAGACCTGCTCTTGACTCGGCTCCAAGACCCCGTGGGTGTTAATCCAGACCCATCCCTGTCTCTGGGCCGAGCTTTAGCAGCCAGGATTCAATTCCAAATGCGGGGCAGGAAAACAACACCCTCAGGATGGGAATCACCCACAGGGAGATCCTTTCTCCTCCTAGAATCCCTGATAACCCAGGGAGGAtccctgggaaggaaggagagccCGAGCCCCTGGATGAGCCTGGAGCCGCATCCACTGCTTAAATGAGGCTCTGGAAAAGAACCTTAGAGGGAAATGCCCGATTTCCTGCACTGAGCCCCATCTGCCTGAGCCTTCCTGGCCTGCTGCTAATTTAGCTCCACCTAAAGTGCTTCCCACCTTCCCTTTCATCTCCTGAGTCACCAGCCTGGCTGGAGCTTGAAGATCCAAGCGAACTCCACTTGATGCCACACCTGGCAGGTAGGGATTGTTTTTAAATCATCTTTAGAAAACCTCAGCGTCTTCAATTCCATGGTTTTCAGATCAAGTCCCAACTCGGAGCAAATTCCCACCACGGAGGctttggggctggaaaagctggcacagccccactgcAAATTAGTGCCAAAAAAACCAAACGGAGCCCAAATCCTGGAGAGACCCAGGCGTGGTTGGGGTGAGGTTTTGGTCAGTCCTCGGGAAGGAGCTCTTTtggaaaagggaataaaatgcACCCCTCATCTCTTCCCGTGGAGCCACCAGGAGCCGTGGGCCGAGCTCTTGGCGATGCTCAGCTTCTCCTCGGGGCTGAAGTGCAGGACGGCCAGGATGGCCGTGAGCGTCTGCTGCCGGCCCCGCGCGTCCGGCAGCGTCAGGAACCGGTACACCACGTTCTTCAGGTACTCCAGGTTGGCCCCTTCCCTGCTCTTATCCCGGCAGCTCTTCTGGATCT harbors:
- the LOC115492573 gene encoding uncharacterized protein, with the translated sequence MLTTTSYAVSFLMVAVYAYESHRTVLGGRARPPAALQVRAWPGHSRDSTGERRSEPGQPLSPASRDFPVLAELRPPLQPRFSAVLPQERSRCLESAWRGIPYVLAWLVPALTLLAQLLARGTSAAAIAPVVPRPGSNDTFSLYCSSCLLLIRPSQDICSQSGGGRNAGLEEKIILLLYLLLVLGCCSLLYRRVRLRCRGNAALPLLSLDRDGGLGGRSGRSVSKASLHFQLVFLLCWTPGKARGVSQSPAGSH
- the LOC121469171 gene encoding uncharacterized protein, with the protein product MAGAQEPPAALSDIQVRAGRSGGPGAVRVSAAVPFRQILPEGAAPGHRAPAQGGTATGKEGQGFRCGSSPAPAPLLPALPTRDPLRFLGAVGSRSQRGRGRDAASRRSPAPVRGTQQEIPAGKLGGKEQGSPATCSHRRGAAEPARPLRSPGSAFARPGVAEGHGPAVPRVPHPPPVGFGPAPLPPCLPQVLVLTGVTLPAALLSLLGSGSVLAVTSWQGRCCHIQVSATGLWQCHCCHIQVSASGSWQCCHIQVSVTGLWQCHCCHIQVSATGSWQCCHVQVSATGSWQCCHIQVSATGLRQCHCCHIQVSATGLWQCHIRVSATGLWQCHIRVSATGLWQCHIQGGGGSSRTPRPPGAAGGCCQRI